The region AGCATATCAAAGAAGGAATGGAGCACAGACACAGCCATCGTTACCGCAAGGAGATATGGGTTTCCCTCCAAAAATACCCTCTGAGAAGGAACAGAATTCACATAAACTAATGAAATTAAGGGATTTAACCGTAGCTCATGTCAAAATAACATACTTCACTCATATATTGGAAAAAAGGGTAAAGAAAACATTTAATTTCCaaagatatttataatgtaaagTCTTTTATACCTTAAGTTCATCCGCTTCGCCTTCAAGCATACTTCCATAACTACGATGCATCTGAAATGATTGCTCAATTTGCAAGAATAATTGCCACTTGGTCAAACTGATTGGACCAAGCTCTAAATTTAGGAGCAACTCCGAAATAGAATCATTGAGAGGTATCAGTTTATCCCTCAAAAGCCAGAACTCATTAAAATAGATAGTAGGATAGTAGTTCCCCGTGTTTGGCTCCACATTTAAGTCTGCAATCAAGTATCAAGGCAAAAAAATCCACCAAATGTTCCAAAAGACAGGACCAAATAACTTTGGTCACAAAAAAACGATTACACTTGAAATCATTGATattgcaaacaaacaaatccGAATTCCAATATAACAAATGAAAGTAGGGGAGCTGGACTAAGTTCAAAAAAAGGAGAATGAACTTCAATATAAAGCTTAGTAATATGGCAGTGGAAAAGCAATGTTAGTCTATGGAAAACACATATGATTCTATTATTCAGATGGTAAGACATGAGTAAATAAAAAAGAGGGAATCGAGTcactgaaaaaaaaaccatcaagaacaaagttagaagaaTCTAAATGAATTGTAAcatgcaataaaaataaaaaataaaaaaatgaagatagaATATAACAGTTTGATTAGCAAACCCACTTCCATAATATTTTGCCCAAGACAGCTGGCATCACCAAACTAAATGCTGAAGTACCATGACAAAAGTAGCCTCAAGAGGTTTACAACACTTAAAGATTGCAAGGTCATTCAATCAATGATTTGTAGTAAGTACACCTTCGTGAGAAGCTTAGAACTGATAAGAACTTAAAGCTCGGAGCAAGCAGAACATCCCTAATTTGGTTACATAAAACATCAGTTAACACTAGAAAAAATTCTATGCTAGTAAAACTATAAGAATTTATATTTCTTCACCAATCATTTGCAAATTCCCACAAAATAAACCAGAAATCGATCCATGAAAGATGAGAAAATTCTGATTATAGAAACTAGTCAAAATCATGGCTCTTACAATGAAAATGTCATTGAGTGCCATTTGTAAGGCAGggaaaatttgtttatatacatataaaatatgattgacagaataaattatgataattgaaGATAGAGAACTTCCAGTACGTAGATGTTTCAAACTAGAAGAATCTCTTCAAACAAAAGGATAAAGCATACTGTTGAACAgctgaaacaaaacaaaacaaaaacaaaaaatatacggAAGAGGAAAGAAAgatcaaagaagcaaagatatTCAGTTTTGAGTGTGCtgaatttaacaaattttatatgGGCTTCTAATGTGGTTAAAGGAGaaagtaaaacataaaattataaataagaattaagttgtaaaactaaaaattgattTGCAAAACATTGGCTTCTCCAAACCAAAATGTTACAGAACAAAATGAAGGGTTATGAAGCAAAAACGCAAAACTCAGACAAAATGCCAGTATCATGGATACGTCCAGCAACATTGGGAGGGATAGCATTGTGCGCGTATCTgcaatgagaaaaaaagaaaaagatagttaaCTCCACGAGTGTGACAAAACAAGAATCTTTATGAACATAGTGGACACTGCTGACTACCGATACtaacaaaattgataatataaagAATGTCAATAGAGAAACATCTCTAAGAATCGCAATCCTGAACTTAAAAGTTGGTTTACTATTTCACAGTTTTCACTCCACAATGGAGTCAGATACATGCTCCATTACTCTCTCTACATGGTTTTCTATACATCTATTCTAGCTAATTACAAGGTAACATATATCCATAAATGACAACCTGCAATACTAGGTAAATAGGTAATTCACAGTAAGCAACACTTCAAACAAGGAAAGCTAACCAAGAAGATAATGAGCTCAAGAAACCAAGAAGATAATGAGCTCAAGAAACCTTTTTAAATGCATCAATATGATTTAGATTAAAATTTGTGGCACTCAACAATATTTTTCTTGAAAGAAATATCAACgcagaaaaaggaaaagagaaagaaagcagAGGTAGATGAATAAGAAAATGAGTACACCTATCAGCAACATAAACAAACCCtctatcatcttcttcaactggaAACTAGTCGGCATTGaccaaaggaaaacaaaattataactaACTGACAAAGTTCTTCCTAAAGGCTCAAGTTTGACCTCTTGTAAGCCATATCTCTTAATTTATTCTAGAAATGCAAACTGTTATTTAAAGATGTCATGAGGTCATAATCCATATAAATGTCCTGCCAGTAACCTGGCAAAAAGATGACACCAATTTCTCAGGGATGCACTTAGTATAGTTATCACAATTCTCAACACACATCATCTTGATGCATAGAAATCAGTCATGGCAAATTCAATGTAAGAATGCCTTTTGTGGCAAAGGCTCCAACTAGTAAAGAGTCAAATCTTATAAGGATATATAGAAAAGCAAGCATTGCAGgtatttttcttttcccaacAACCTGCTTAACAGCAATGTGCACTATCCAGCACAGAATATCAGGAAAGCCACAAATTAAAACCAGATTTTCCATTTCATATGTTTAGGCAAGGAAACTAGATGAACCTAGCATCCACACAAACCAGTAGTCTATGAGCTTTGCTACAATAGTTGGCAGAAACACTTTGAAAGATATTCATCACATATCACTTTCAACAAGAGATTGTTCTTACCAATCCTTTGATTAGAAAATTTCTCACTAACCCACCATCAAAGTAGCCCTTCACCAAAGTAACccttcattaattttattttccagGATCAACCTGACAGAAATACACATTACCAACTCATAGGAGCAGCAGTAGAATGGCTAATTTTATTCTTCCTATGCAGCTATTCTGCATCAAAGACAGAATTTAACCTGAACTTAGTGCTCCAAGAGCTGAAGTCACtgaaaaaaagataacaaagcAACATGCAAAATCTGAACAACTCAGTATACTAAATACCAAATTTAGATCTAATGGCAAACACATGTTGAAGCTATGAAGCATGGACAAGGATACGGGGACACGACACGTACACGGCAATTTCTCAAAATTCAAGACTCGGATACAGCAGGACACAacgataaaaaattattattattatatatatatatatattaatgtaaaatacatattgtaaatacaaataattttattttgtatctaatttattggaaattttgaatttaaaataaattattttatttataatttatctttataatgtatgttacaaacaaaatatatttgacACTTGTTAAGATGCATGGCCCATGATACAGACCTATTAAAACAGAAATTACATGCACTATAAATTTGAAAACTCAATAACCTAAATTTATCCATCTAATTTACAGGATAGCAATCAATGGCTCAAATtcatcaagaagaaaaacttaaaaccctaaatctaaGCAGCCGCCTCCTTCCAAACCTCAGCGCGACCTCCATCATGTGCAACTCCTCCCTTCTCTCAAAAATCTCATCACCTccccttttcattttttgtactTCCACAAGTCTCTTGCCGAAAAGACAATGTCCTTATCTTCCTTGGCTTTTCCAACTAAGGAGATGGCGATGAAGGCAATACGAGCTTTGACCGCTAGGTAGGTCCGGAATCAAGTACTTAGGACGTTCTCCACCTCTGTCCGCTGGGGGGTAAAGCTCTACGAAGAATGTCAAACCTTTTCCAACAGAAACCTAGCTCAGCCGTGTTCGGGCCGTGTCAAGAGTTCTCCATTCCATTTAACTATATTTTCACCATGTCCAAGGGTGCCCGACACTGTATCCAACCATGTCGACGATGTATCCATGTCTGACATCGGCACGACACCGGTACACCGGGGAAAATGATGTGTCCATGCTTCCCAGTGTTGGAGTAAAGGTTTctcaaaagcatctaaaaaacaCATAAGACTCCCTATGTAGACCGAATGCATTGCCAATATACGGGTACAAGACATCATCTTAGAATGCAAATCGAGGTAACTTGGTAAGCCATATCTAAAAACACTTACAACCATTTCCActggtaaaataaataaataacaatgtaTTCAACCACAACACCACACTCAAAACTAACATTTAAGGAAAATGCAGAAATACTGCAAACAAATAGATGCAGCCCATCAAAGAACTCCAACAACAAAGTGCATTATTGAGACAGATTAGAACATCAATCAACAAATGTTAGCTGATACATAGCaaataaataatgaacaatTAACAAGTAAATTACCGACCATCAATAAATATCTTCAGTTCTTTGTATTATCCATCCAATTAGAGACTCAAAGATTTATTTATAGTTGAAAGAAACAGGgggtaaaaatgtaaaattattgATGAGTATAtatgaattaatgaaaaaaagtttaaaCACATATCAAGATCCAAGATTAAGTCGCTTAATATTCTAAGAAAGAAGAAGGTATCAATTTAATAACATATACCTTGTGAAGTCATCGAGCAAATTAATTGTGATATTTGGTTTCCAATAAGAAATCCATTCCACAGGACCCTCTTCCTTAGACTCATCTTGGATATTATCCTTCACCTAAAAGAGTTGTTAGGAAGACAACATGTTAACAACTTAAAACCAACTGAACAAGGAATAGAAGAGATACATCAAAGACAAACAACTAAATAGttcaaagaaaaatttattcatttgaAAATACAACTAAATAGtttaaagaaaaattgtttcatttgaaaatacaaGCTATTAAAGGGTGAAAGGTAATCAGAGGGGCATATTAAAATACTCTAGACAATTTTGAATGATAAAGCATATTACCACAGGTGATGGTTCTTGCTCTCCTAAATCCTTGGAGTTTCCCAGCAAGCTCctttttctatcatcttttGGCTTAGGTAAGTAGATTACAATAGCTGGAAAAAAGGGAACATTGTAAGGAAATATTTAAGCCGCAATACAGTAATACAGAGGTTCAATTCTACCATAAACATCAGTCATTATCTTACGATGTGTTTTCCCAAAGGCAGACAGCTGTTGATATTCAGGATCATTAGGATCTGCAGGGTAACCTGAGCGTGCAAAGAAAACATGGGCATAGACACTCCCATTGTGTTTTACAGCctagaaattaaacaaatttaataatttagaaaCAAGATCCCCATAGGAAAACAAAGATTGAAAAACCAGAGTGTCCATTATATTTGTAAGGAAGTTCTATAGTACCTCTGATGGGAAATATTTCAAAGAATGAGTGCGAGTACCAGCTGGTCCCCAAACTGCATATGGAACATTTGTCTCATGCCAGACAAGGGCATCCTCATTGCCAAAGtcattaaatttttcatgttcaGAGACATAGAGCCACATATCCTAaaaaaaggtcaataaaacaactGTTAGGACAACAAAAACATCACCCCCATATATTAGGAAACTGTATCAAACAATGGATTTTTAcactgaaataaataaaatgacaatAGCGGTGAAACTGAGAAAATgagttaaaataatttatagaaaCAACCTTACTGTACACTTCATGCTAAAtcctcttttaaaaaaaaaatacagaggTTTTATGCACACACCTTCCAGACATTCAAATTACCATATACATCCCTGAACTTTTAAAATGACTTATAACCCCTAGAATATTTTACCATAtgtgtaaaaagaaaaaaccgcATTGACCTGGAGAACAAAGAGAAATTGGGAGCATTCTGAGAATGTCAACTATTACAGATATTCTAAAATCTTCAGGGATTATCAACTAGATAAGGTATCATACAGCAATTATGGGAGACCTGGAAGAAGGTAGTGGGCATTGAACATCtcaaggagtttttaaaataaaaaaataaataaataagtaaatttcaAGATCTTTTACAGACAACTATAAATTCAAGGGTGGTTTTCAcacatagtaaaaaaaaaaactctaatcttcAGTAAATAAATAGTCCAGACTTTTGGATTAGCATTATTCAGTGGATTCCAATTTTAATGTAAGACCCTAAAAGTAGCGGCATAAATGAAAGTTTCATATTTATGTATCTAGTGAAAGGTTGCATAAGGGGGACCCAAGAGATGATGGGGGAGAAACAAAGCAAGGTACAACAAGGAAAACCTCAATGAAACAACTATAACCACTAGAATGATCAGATTAGACTCAAGAAACTCCAGTCACTATTAAGATAAATCTCAAAATGAATCCAAAACCATCTCTAGAATTGATGTCAAAATTGTTCATCCTATTCACCCTTATCAATCAGCAAGCACATGCTGAACACATTAGTTCGAATATTAGTTGTGAAGTGATTCATACCAaaattccagaaagaaaacagCACAAAAACCCAAATTTCTATGAATCCTCCATGAAGCCCACATCCCTAATCCATTCACAAATAACCATAACCACAAACTCCCAAACCCCAaatctaaaataacaatttatcaGAAATTCAAGGaataaactcaataaaaaacaagccaagaaaaaaaaagcaaaagaagatgCAGGGCATACTAAAAGCTCTCCCTTCTGGAAGAGATTGGAAATAGGGATGGAGGGTTCGGAGGGCTTCTTAGGAGCGAAGAACTTCATAGCGAAGTACCAGATCACCGCCATCCTAATGATCCCCGACAACGACTGGCCCAACccctgctgctgctgctgccgcCCCGCCCTCGCCGGCGCTGGAATCGCCGGAGGAACCTCGCCCGCCGGCTGCGCCATCGAAGCCCTCGATCGAATCGAAACAAGAGCGAAGAGAAAAACAGGGTTTGATGATTAGAATCCAAAGCAAGGCCTTAAAAAACTGTTCTAAAAAAGCAAAGGCCGTTTTGTTGCATTTTtatattaagaagaaaaaaataatgatgtaaGCCTTTAGATCTTGTCCGTTCATTTTAGATCTAACGGCTGATAATGGATCTTGGATCAACAATGGGATTTGGGTTGCATCGTAAGGATAGAATTGGAAGTTTAGTGGAgattaataatttgatttatttctaaattttaaatttataattggtGTGATTTGTTCCGGATGtcattatcttatttttaaaaatggataaaccacattcattcaaataaaacacaatacATCAGAGAGATAAAACAAGATCAATTATAccacaaaaaataatacaaagtataaaaaaaaattataattgagtAATTCAATTATGCTCATGCCCATCACTTTTTAGTTCATTAGCACCTGATTATTGAgtatgatatttatatttttttcgaaaaaaaaattcgAAACTCAAATCAAATGCACGAATGTGTTGAGATCATAATCTCATATTTAGCTGTATTCT is a window of Dioscorea cayenensis subsp. rotundata cultivar TDr96_F1 chromosome 5, TDr96_F1_v2_PseudoChromosome.rev07_lg8_w22 25.fasta, whole genome shotgun sequence DNA encoding:
- the LOC120261073 gene encoding cleft lip and palate transmembrane protein 1 homolog, with translation MAQPAGEVPPAIPAPARAGRQQQQQGLGQSLSGIIRMAVIWYFAMKFFAPKKPSEPSIPISNLFQKGELLDMWLYVSEHEKFNDFGNEDALVWHETNVPYAVWGPAGTRTHSLKYFPSEAVKHNGSVYAHVFFARSGYPADPNDPEYQQLSAFGKTHPIVIYLPKPKDDRKRSLLGNSKDLGEQEPSPVVKDNIQDESKEEGPVEWISYWKPNITINLLDDFTRYAHNAIPPNVAGHLNVEPNTGNYYPTIYFNEFWLLRDKLIPLNDSISELLLNLELGPISLTKWQLFLQIEQSFQMHRSYGSMLEGEADELKRVFLEGNPYLLAVTMAVSVLHSFFDMLAFKNDIQFWNKNKSMEGLSARSVVVNFFCQLIVFLYLLDNETSWMILASSGIGCCIEFWKIGKAMHIEIDRSGRIPMLRFRDRDSYAKNKTKEYDDLAMKYLSYVLFFLVACSSIYSLMYKEHKSWYSWILSSLTSCVYMFGFIMMCPQLFINYKLKSVAHLPWRQMTYKFLNTIIDDLFAFVIKMPMLHRLSVFRDDLIFLIYLYQRWIYPVDKKRVNEFGFGGEDADQRLAATDASAAPQDGDSRTEDNKKTN